The Terriglobus tenax genome contains a region encoding:
- the acpS gene encoding holo-ACP synthase, giving the protein MESMILGIGTDITEIDRIRESISRFGDRFLHRIYTPGEIAYCQRKKIAEESFAARFAAKEAGAKALGTGISRGISWQEIEVRRLPGQRPTLHFSGRAAERATVMGMTAVHLSLTHSRGMAFATVIVEGQDAAAHR; this is encoded by the coding sequence ATGGAAAGCATGATTCTCGGCATTGGGACCGACATCACTGAGATTGACCGGATTCGCGAAAGCATCTCCCGTTTTGGTGACCGTTTTCTCCACCGCATCTACACCCCCGGCGAAATCGCCTACTGCCAGCGAAAGAAAATCGCCGAAGAAAGCTTCGCCGCCCGCTTTGCCGCCAAGGAAGCCGGAGCCAAGGCGCTCGGCACCGGCATCAGCCGTGGCATCAGCTGGCAGGAGATTGAGGTCCGCCGCCTGCCAGGCCAGCGCCCCACCCTCCATTTCTCCGGCCGTGCCGCTGAACGCGCCACGGTCATGGGCATGACAGCCGTCCATCTCTCACTCACGCACAGCCGCGGCATGGCGTTTGCCACCGTGATCGTCGAGGGTCAGGACGCCGCTGCACATCGCTGA
- the cas4 gene encoding CRISPR-associated protein Cas4: protein MQPDLQLDESLPISGLQHLAFCPRQWALIHLEQAWAENRLTAEGSLLHERADLPGQTRRHDLRTVRGMLLESRRLALSGRADIVEFNPLPFPVEYKRGKRKPNDCDLVQLCAQALCLEEMLQTDVPAGAIFYGEPRRRMDVTFSAQLRSRTEDLAQQMHHLYRNRITPAPIPGPHCRNCSLNHLCLPQATGNAAVENRWRTAQLRSLRTEE, encoded by the coding sequence ATGCAGCCGGATCTGCAGCTCGACGAGTCTCTTCCGATCAGCGGGCTGCAGCATCTTGCCTTCTGTCCGCGCCAATGGGCGCTCATCCATCTGGAACAGGCCTGGGCAGAAAACCGCCTTACCGCCGAAGGCAGCCTGCTGCATGAGCGCGCAGACCTGCCAGGCCAAACGCGACGGCACGACCTCCGCACCGTGCGCGGCATGCTTCTGGAGAGTCGGCGTCTCGCCCTCTCCGGCCGTGCCGACATTGTCGAATTCAACCCTCTACCCTTCCCCGTCGAATACAAGCGCGGCAAGCGCAAGCCAAACGATTGCGACCTGGTTCAGCTCTGCGCACAGGCGCTTTGCCTGGAAGAGATGCTCCAGACCGATGTCCCCGCAGGTGCCATCTTCTACGGAGAACCTCGCCGTCGCATGGACGTCACCTTCTCCGCACAATTACGCTCGCGCACAGAAGATCTGGCGCAACAGATGCACCACCTCTATCGCAACCGCATCACACCCGCCCCCATTCCCGGGCCACATTGCCGCAACTGTTCTCTCAACCATCTGTGTCTACCGCAAGCCACTGGCAACGCTGCCGTAGAAAACCGTTGGCGGACGGCGCAGCTTCGATCATTGCGGACCGAGGAGTAG
- a CDS encoding ABC transporter ATP-binding protein → MPPIIQAQNLGKTYRSGKLEVPALRNVNFSVERGEFVAIVGPSGSGKSTLFYLLGGLTQATHGSIKIDGMDFAQLSDSERTKLRRSHIGFIFQRFNLLPTLSALGNIELAYEIAGLKEPMDRGLLDHLSGLLGIKGRLDHRPNELSGGEQQRVAIARALITRPSIVLADEPTGNLDTKNSDAVLAMLRQSSKEMNQTVMMITHNPEAAQIADRVITVRDGEVVSIEAGKGSMEIVHNAY, encoded by the coding sequence GTGCCGCCTATTATCCAAGCACAGAACCTCGGCAAGACCTACCGCTCCGGTAAGCTGGAGGTCCCGGCCCTTCGTAACGTGAATTTTTCCGTTGAGCGTGGCGAGTTTGTGGCCATTGTCGGCCCTTCGGGCTCCGGAAAAAGCACCCTGTTTTATCTGCTGGGTGGCTTGACGCAGGCTACGCACGGCTCCATCAAGATTGACGGGATGGACTTTGCGCAGCTCTCGGATTCTGAGCGCACGAAGCTGCGCCGCTCGCACATCGGCTTTATCTTCCAGCGGTTCAACCTGCTGCCGACGCTGTCGGCGCTGGGCAATATCGAGCTGGCGTATGAGATTGCCGGATTGAAGGAGCCCATGGATCGCGGGCTTCTGGACCACTTGTCGGGTTTGCTGGGAATCAAGGGGCGCCTGGACCATCGTCCGAATGAGCTTTCCGGCGGCGAGCAGCAGCGTGTGGCGATTGCCCGTGCCCTGATTACGCGGCCTTCCATTGTGCTGGCCGATGAGCCGACCGGGAACCTGGACACGAAGAACTCCGATGCAGTGCTGGCGATGCTTCGCCAGTCGTCGAAGGAGATGAACCAGACGGTGATGATGATTACGCACAATCCTGAGGCTGCCCAGATTGCCGACCGTGTGATTACGGTGCGCGATGGCGAGGTGGTCTCCATCGAAGCCGGTAAGGGCTCGATGGAGATTGTGCATAACGCGTATTAG
- the cas7c gene encoding type I-C CRISPR-associated protein Cas7/Csd2, with protein sequence MSRPDFSQPTVLDKRYEIVLLFDVRHGNPNGDPDADNAPRVDPETGHGLVTDVAIKRKIRNFVGLTRNFESPNNIYVKERGILANEQRSAYKALGIEPDGKSVDAARTWMCANYFDVRTFGAVMTTGKAEIEADAAINTGKKAKGQTRLWNCGQVRGPVQFGFATSIDPITSIAHTITRVALTNPGDAGGEAVTDESGEEKAASGQMGRKHGVAYGLYRMHGFVSPFLAKQMQFTRHDMGTLLNALTNLFDHDRSATRGEMAVRGLWLFEHKDELGNAPAHKVLDSVKLPSVPTARSFAEYEAAGITAPTEDTEALPGVTAWRYV encoded by the coding sequence ATGAGCCGTCCTGACTTCTCTCAACCCACCGTGCTGGATAAGCGCTACGAAATCGTCCTTCTGTTCGATGTGCGCCACGGCAACCCCAATGGCGATCCGGACGCTGACAACGCTCCGCGCGTGGACCCGGAGACCGGCCACGGCCTGGTGACTGACGTCGCCATTAAGCGCAAGATCCGTAACTTCGTCGGCCTGACACGTAACTTCGAATCGCCGAACAACATCTACGTAAAAGAACGCGGCATCCTTGCCAACGAGCAGCGCTCTGCGTACAAGGCTCTTGGCATCGAGCCGGACGGCAAGTCCGTGGATGCGGCACGCACATGGATGTGCGCCAACTACTTTGACGTCCGCACCTTCGGCGCCGTCATGACAACCGGCAAAGCCGAGATTGAAGCAGACGCAGCCATCAACACAGGAAAAAAAGCCAAGGGTCAGACCAGGCTCTGGAACTGCGGCCAGGTCCGCGGCCCCGTCCAGTTTGGCTTCGCTACCTCCATTGACCCCATCACCAGCATCGCCCACACCATCACTCGTGTCGCCCTCACCAATCCCGGCGACGCAGGTGGCGAAGCCGTAACCGACGAGAGCGGCGAAGAGAAAGCTGCGAGCGGACAGATGGGCCGCAAGCACGGCGTCGCCTATGGCCTCTACCGTATGCACGGTTTCGTCTCACCCTTCCTGGCAAAGCAGATGCAGTTCACCCGCCATGACATGGGAACCCTGTTGAACGCCCTGACCAACCTCTTCGACCACGACCGCTCCGCTACCCGCGGCGAAATGGCCGTGCGCGGCCTCTGGCTCTTCGAACACAAGGACGAACTCGGCAATGCGCCAGCCCACAAGGTACTCGACTCCGTAAAGTTGCCCAGCGTTCCCACCGCTCGCAGCTTTGCCGAATACGAAGCCGCCGGCATCACGGCTCCCACCGAAGATACAGAAGCGCTACCCGGCGTTACCGCCTGGCGCTACGTGTAA
- the cas1c gene encoding type I-C CRISPR-associated endonuclease Cas1c — protein MRKLLNTLHVMTQGAYLHRDGETVSVKVDHETKLRIPVHTLEGLVCWGQVSCSPPVLSLCCESGVGISFLTEQGRFLARIQGPVSGNVLLRRQQYRLCDGAEGALPAVRMTVTAKIANSRTVLLRAARETSDPQRSETLRDAAKRLQWIGLDASRADNIEIARGHEGLAGQEYFSAFDSMINGDRDAFRFQGRSRRPPLDRTNALLSFIYALLRHDIESALESVGLDPAVGFLHADRPGRPSLALDMMEELRSPLADRLALTLINRRQVQASGFTIQDSGATLLEEATRKQVIAAWQTRKQEEIEHPFLNERIPLGLIPYTQALLLARYVRGGLDAYPAFLWR, from the coding sequence ATGCGCAAGCTCCTGAACACGCTGCATGTCATGACACAAGGCGCCTACCTTCATCGCGATGGCGAAACCGTCTCCGTCAAAGTTGACCACGAGACGAAGCTCCGCATTCCCGTACACACGCTGGAGGGCCTGGTCTGCTGGGGACAGGTCTCCTGCTCACCTCCGGTGCTGTCACTCTGCTGTGAAAGCGGTGTCGGCATCTCCTTTCTTACAGAGCAGGGCCGCTTTCTTGCGCGCATCCAGGGGCCGGTCTCCGGCAATGTTCTCTTACGACGCCAGCAGTACCGGCTGTGCGACGGAGCTGAGGGCGCTCTGCCCGCGGTCCGAATGACCGTTACTGCAAAGATCGCCAACAGCCGCACCGTGTTACTACGGGCGGCACGCGAGACCTCTGACCCGCAACGAAGTGAAACTCTCCGCGACGCCGCAAAACGCCTGCAGTGGATCGGCCTCGACGCCTCCCGCGCGGACAATATCGAAATCGCACGCGGACACGAAGGACTCGCCGGTCAGGAATACTTCTCTGCATTCGACTCCATGATCAACGGCGACCGCGATGCCTTCCGCTTTCAAGGACGCTCGCGTCGGCCTCCCCTCGATCGCACCAACGCCCTTCTCAGCTTTATCTACGCCCTGCTCCGGCATGATATCGAGTCGGCACTGGAAAGCGTCGGCCTCGATCCCGCCGTCGGTTTCCTGCATGCCGACCGTCCCGGCCGACCAAGCCTCGCACTCGACATGATGGAGGAACTTCGTTCTCCCCTCGCAGACCGCCTCGCACTCACGCTGATCAACCGTCGACAGGTGCAGGCCTCCGGCTTCACCATCCAGGACAGTGGAGCGACCCTTTTGGAAGAAGCCACCCGCAAGCAGGTCATCGCCGCATGGCAAACGCGCAAACAGGAAGAAATTGAGCATCCCTTCCTCAACGAACGAATCCCGCTCGGCCTCATTCCCTACACGCAGGCACTGCTGCTGGCCCGCTACGTTCGCGGAGGGCTCGATGCCTATCCCGCATTTCTCTGGAGATAA
- a CDS encoding MlaD family protein translates to MPSHQEVRWSQLKVGVIVLISLTLLITLIFLLTSAQGASLFSKKISARVYFDNSAGLKEGAPVNLQGVTIGNVTAVHVVNDPARKLTPVEVAMRIDAKYLPLLHRDTTAALSTVGVLGDTVIDLNSQVATGPPLQDGDILKTLDTPNLQDVVKSSQGTIESLNVILAKLDRIVDTIASGKGAVGQLIYDDSLYQRANKAVGSLQQISENLNNGKGSLGKLLKDEDVYNHLNATTARLEHITTELDSGQGTAGKLLKDPTLYNNLNATLAHANSILADADAGKGGLGLMLKDPAFAKKLDDTVSRLDNILSGIDEGKGTAGKLVKDDAAYNNLNTLLTSSNSLVNTIRSDPKKYLTIHFRVF, encoded by the coding sequence ATGCCCAGCCACCAGGAAGTCCGTTGGTCGCAGTTGAAAGTTGGCGTGATTGTTCTCATCTCGCTCACTCTCTTGATCACGCTGATCTTTCTGCTCACCAGTGCGCAGGGCGCCAGCCTCTTCTCCAAAAAAATCTCCGCCAGGGTCTACTTCGATAACTCGGCGGGCCTGAAGGAAGGCGCTCCGGTCAATCTGCAGGGCGTCACCATCGGCAACGTCACCGCCGTCCACGTGGTCAATGACCCCGCGCGTAAGCTCACGCCGGTCGAAGTCGCCATGCGGATTGACGCCAAGTACCTTCCGCTGCTCCACCGCGACACCACCGCTGCCCTCTCCACCGTCGGCGTTCTCGGCGACACTGTCATTGATCTCAACAGCCAGGTCGCGACCGGACCGCCGCTCCAGGACGGTGACATCCTCAAGACCCTCGACACCCCCAACCTGCAGGACGTCGTTAAGTCCAGCCAGGGCACCATCGAGAGCCTGAACGTCATTCTCGCCAAGCTCGACCGCATCGTGGACACCATCGCCAGCGGCAAAGGCGCCGTCGGCCAGCTCATCTACGACGACTCGCTCTACCAGCGCGCCAACAAGGCCGTCGGCTCTCTCCAGCAGATCTCTGAGAACCTGAACAACGGCAAGGGCTCGCTCGGCAAACTGCTCAAGGATGAGGATGTCTACAACCACCTCAACGCCACCACCGCACGGCTTGAGCACATCACCACCGAGCTGGATAGCGGACAGGGAACCGCAGGCAAGCTGCTGAAAGATCCCACGCTCTACAACAATCTGAACGCCACCCTGGCCCACGCCAACTCCATCCTCGCCGACGCGGACGCGGGCAAAGGCGGCCTTGGCCTCATGCTCAAGGATCCGGCCTTCGCCAAAAAGCTGGATGACACCGTCAGCCGCCTCGACAACATCCTCTCCGGCATCGATGAGGGCAAAGGCACCGCTGGCAAACTGGTCAAGGACGACGCTGCCTACAACAACCTGAACACGCTGCTCACCAGCTCCAACAGCCTGGTCAACACCATCCGCAGCGACCCGAAGAAGTACCTCACCATCCACTTCCGCGTCTTCTAA
- a CDS encoding bestrophin family protein, with protein sequence MITINHPPLRQMAKYIGLPLALLFGFDALVVIAYQMLGMKWIAQPAIPLSLLGSAIGVIVGFRNNSAYGRWWEARTLWGSIVNNSRSLARQAVTNIRARAEEDVEGVRYIQQQIVHLQIAWVNCLRQQLRGLEPWWELKDILPQEEILLLKNEKNVAVEIQKRIGFLVMDAFMAGYMTERGWGNMDETLTRLCDAQGGAERIKNTPMPRQYDYFPRMFVHLYCLVLPLAMVANLGWWTPFGSTGVGLIFLALNKIGTDLEDPFSNTIFDIPLTAICRTIEVNLRQILAEKTIPPMEKPIDGVLW encoded by the coding sequence TTGATCACCATCAACCATCCACCGCTGCGCCAGATGGCAAAGTACATCGGCTTGCCTCTGGCGCTGCTGTTCGGCTTCGACGCCCTCGTCGTGATCGCCTACCAGATGCTGGGCATGAAGTGGATCGCCCAGCCGGCCATCCCGCTCAGCCTTCTGGGCTCAGCCATCGGCGTCATCGTCGGCTTCCGCAATAACTCCGCCTATGGCCGCTGGTGGGAGGCCCGTACCCTGTGGGGCTCCATCGTCAACAACTCCCGCTCGCTCGCCCGCCAGGCCGTCACCAACATCCGCGCGCGTGCTGAGGAAGATGTCGAGGGCGTCCGTTACATCCAGCAGCAGATCGTCCACCTGCAGATTGCCTGGGTCAACTGCCTCCGCCAGCAGCTCCGCGGCCTCGAACCCTGGTGGGAGCTCAAAGACATCCTTCCACAGGAAGAGATCCTTCTCCTCAAGAACGAGAAGAACGTCGCCGTCGAAATCCAGAAACGCATCGGCTTCCTCGTCATGGACGCCTTCATGGCCGGCTATATGACCGAACGTGGCTGGGGCAACATGGACGAGACCCTCACCCGCCTCTGCGACGCCCAGGGCGGCGCCGAACGCATCAAGAACACCCCCATGCCGCGGCAGTATGATTACTTCCCCCGCATGTTCGTGCATCTCTACTGCCTCGTGCTCCCACTCGCCATGGTCGCCAACCTCGGCTGGTGGACCCCCTTCGGCTCCACCGGCGTCGGTCTCATCTTCCTTGCACTGAACAAGATCGGAACCGACCTCGAAGATCCCTTCAGCAACACCATCTTCGACATCCCGCTGACCGCCATCTGCCGCACCATCGAAGTCAACCTCCGCCAGATCCTCGCCGAGAAAACCATCCCGCCCATGGAAAAACCCATCGACGGCGTGCTCTGGTAA
- the cas2 gene encoding CRISPR-associated endonuclease Cas2, which produces MLVLVSYDVSTREEAGRRRLRRVARLCEDRGQRVQNSVFECLVDAAQWVRFRADLLTEIAPEEDSLRFYFLGNEWKRRVEHIGAKPSYDPQGPLIL; this is translated from the coding sequence ATGCTCGTATTGGTCAGCTATGACGTCAGCACACGCGAAGAAGCCGGCCGTCGCCGTTTGCGCCGCGTCGCCCGCCTGTGCGAAGATCGCGGGCAGCGTGTCCAGAACTCCGTCTTCGAGTGCCTGGTCGACGCCGCACAATGGGTTCGCTTCCGCGCCGATCTCCTCACGGAGATCGCGCCTGAGGAGGACAGCCTCCGCTTTTACTTCCTGGGCAACGAATGGAAGCGCAGGGTAGAACACATCGGCGCCAAACCGTCCTACGACCCGCAAGGCCCGCTCATTCTCTGA
- a CDS encoding carbonic anhydrase, with protein sequence MDVREHLKYGIHKFQTEVYPKHQQEYIEAANKPQTPHTLVITCSDSRIDPELITQSGPGDIFVSRNVGNMVPPYGEMVGGISSVIEYAVSALKVQHVVICGHSDCGAMKALLKPESLEKLPTVRRWLRNAEAALSVAKEIATPDAMLPSLTEQNVLMQMNHARTHPSVAGAIARGELSVGGWVYDIEHGDVKIFNEQKNKFESTLGAGA encoded by the coding sequence ATGGACGTCCGCGAACACCTCAAGTACGGCATCCACAAGTTTCAGACCGAGGTCTACCCTAAGCACCAGCAGGAGTACATTGAGGCGGCCAACAAGCCGCAAACACCGCACACCCTGGTCATCACCTGCTCTGACTCCCGCATTGACCCGGAGCTGATCACCCAGTCCGGCCCCGGCGACATCTTCGTCAGCCGCAACGTCGGCAACATGGTGCCCCCTTACGGTGAAATGGTCGGCGGCATCTCTTCGGTGATCGAATACGCCGTCTCCGCCCTCAAGGTGCAGCACGTCGTCATCTGCGGACACTCCGACTGCGGAGCCATGAAGGCCCTGCTCAAGCCCGAGTCGCTCGAAAAGCTACCCACCGTACGCCGCTGGCTGCGCAACGCCGAGGCCGCCCTCAGCGTCGCCAAAGAGATCGCTACCCCGGATGCGATGCTGCCCAGCCTCACAGAGCAGAACGTGCTCATGCAGATGAACCACGCCCGCACACACCCCTCCGTTGCCGGCGCCATCGCCCGCGGAGAGCTCTCCGTCGGCGGCTGGGTCTATGACATCGAACACGGCGACGTAAAAATCTTCAACGAACAGAAGAACAAATTCGAATCCACACTCGGAGCCGGTGCTTGA